One region of Natronolimnobius baerhuensis genomic DNA includes:
- the melA gene encoding alpha-galactosidase produces the protein MVNVAFIGAGSLTFTQTLVRDILSFAELQETTVALMDIDAERLERIEAATNALIDEHDLPATVEATTDRREALTDADYVITTIQVGGVKPVEHEVEIPQRYGINQSVGDTLGPGGVFRAQRTIPTMLEIARDMEELCPDAPLLQHTNPMAMVCWALERETEIDVYGICHSVRGTAHDIANYVDVPVEDLEYWVAGINHMAWFLNLEYEGEDLYPDLYEAMDDDEIYAEDVVRFDVMDHFGAFITESSHHLSEYLPYFRHTQDEIDHLVERSAYDPDETEFEYSPVCWMPTGEYLEHWRARDPADAFDLDEIDLSLERSGEYAARIIHSIETDEVRRMNLNVPNDGRLITNLPDDALVEVPCLVDGTGVRPCSVGNLPPQLAALNRTNVNVQSLAVDAAVGADEDALRRAVKLDPLTSAVCTLEETDDLVDDLLEANAEYLPAFE, from the coding sequence ATGGTGAACGTCGCGTTTATCGGCGCTGGTAGTCTCACATTCACGCAAACGCTCGTTCGGGATATCCTCTCGTTTGCCGAGTTACAGGAAACGACGGTCGCATTGATGGATATCGACGCTGAGCGCCTCGAACGAATCGAGGCTGCGACGAACGCGCTGATCGATGAACATGACCTCCCTGCAACGGTTGAGGCAACGACTGACCGACGTGAGGCACTAACCGATGCAGACTACGTCATCACGACGATTCAGGTCGGTGGCGTCAAACCGGTCGAACACGAAGTCGAAATCCCACAGCGCTACGGCATCAACCAGTCCGTCGGCGACACGCTCGGCCCCGGCGGCGTTTTCCGGGCACAGCGGACAATTCCGACGATGCTCGAGATTGCCCGCGACATGGAAGAGCTGTGCCCCGACGCACCGCTCTTACAGCACACCAACCCGATGGCGATGGTCTGTTGGGCGCTCGAGCGCGAAACGGAAATTGACGTCTACGGAATCTGTCACAGTGTTCGCGGGACGGCACACGACATTGCGAACTACGTCGACGTCCCCGTCGAGGACCTCGAGTACTGGGTCGCCGGTATCAACCACATGGCCTGGTTCCTCAACCTCGAATACGAGGGAGAAGACCTCTATCCCGACCTCTACGAGGCGATGGACGACGACGAAATCTACGCCGAAGACGTCGTTCGCTTCGACGTGATGGATCACTTCGGCGCGTTCATCACCGAGTCGAGTCACCACCTGAGCGAGTACTTGCCGTACTTCCGACATACACAGGACGAGATCGACCATCTCGTCGAGCGGAGTGCCTACGATCCCGACGAAACCGAGTTCGAATACTCGCCCGTGTGTTGGATGCCGACCGGCGAGTACCTCGAGCACTGGCGCGCACGGGATCCAGCCGACGCATTCGACCTCGACGAGATCGATCTCTCGCTCGAGCGCTCGGGCGAGTACGCCGCCCGAATTATCCACTCCATTGAGACGGACGAAGTGCGCCGGATGAATCTCAACGTGCCGAACGACGGCCGACTGATCACGAACCTGCCCGACGATGCGCTCGTCGAGGTGCCATGTCTCGTCGATGGAACCGGGGTTCGCCCCTGCAGCGTCGGTAATCTCCCGCCGCAGTTGGCCGCGCTCAATCGCACGAACGTCAACGTACAATCGCTGGCCGTCGACGCCGCTGTTGGGGCTGACGAGGACGCGCTGCGGCGTGCGGTCAAACTCGATCCGCTGACCAGCGCTGTCTGTACGCTCGAGGAAACCGACGACCTGGTCGACGACCTACTCGAGGCGAACGCCGAGTACCTGCCAGCGTTTGAGTGA
- a CDS encoding SMP-30/gluconolactonase/LRE family protein gives MTRYERVADTTAHTGEGPLWHPEEELVYWVDIPNGKLFAYDPETDEYDLVYETAGAPLGGYTIEEDGALLLFTHGTVSRLEPGADEAEPVAEVDDADTRFNDVIADPEGRVFCGTMPGEDELGDLYRLDPDGSVTLVVEDVDIPNGMGFTDDLETFYFTESEEHVIYAFDYDRETGELSNQRSFVDVPTDDGIPDGMTVDETGDIWSARWDGGRVVRYSPDGEVLEEIDLPARKVSSATFGGPAYEDLYLTTALTDNDREAEGDGAGALFRVPDVGPSGVPEFRSRISLE, from the coding sequence ATGACACGCTACGAACGCGTCGCGGACACGACCGCTCACACCGGCGAAGGGCCGCTGTGGCATCCCGAGGAAGAACTGGTGTACTGGGTCGACATCCCCAACGGCAAGCTCTTTGCGTACGATCCCGAGACCGACGAGTACGACCTCGTCTACGAAACTGCTGGGGCGCCTCTCGGCGGCTACACCATCGAAGAAGACGGCGCGCTCTTGTTGTTCACCCACGGCACCGTCAGCCGCCTCGAGCCCGGCGCGGACGAGGCCGAACCGGTCGCCGAAGTCGACGACGCCGACACCCGCTTTAACGACGTCATCGCCGACCCCGAAGGCCGCGTTTTCTGCGGGACGATGCCCGGCGAGGACGAACTCGGCGACCTCTATCGCCTCGACCCCGACGGCAGCGTGACGCTCGTCGTCGAAGACGTCGACATCCCCAACGGCATGGGCTTTACCGACGACCTCGAGACGTTCTACTTCACCGAATCCGAGGAACACGTCATCTACGCGTTCGATTACGACCGCGAGACCGGCGAACTGTCGAACCAGCGGTCGTTCGTCGACGTGCCGACCGACGACGGCATTCCGGATGGAATGACCGTCGACGAAACCGGCGATATCTGGTCGGCCCGCTGGGACGGCGGCCGCGTCGTCCGCTACAGCCCCGACGGCGAGGTGCTCGAGGAGATCGATCTCCCAGCACGGAAAGTATCCTCGGCGACCTTCGGCGGACCGGCGTACGAAGACCTGTACCTGACGACTGCACTCACTGACAACGACCGCGAGGCGGAAGGCGACGGCGCAGGTGCTCTGTTCCGCGTCCCTGATGTCGGCCCCAGTGGCGTCCCCGAGTTCCGCTCGCGTATCAGCCTCGAGTAA
- a CDS encoding NAD-dependent epimerase/dehydratase family protein — MDSALVIGGTRFIGRHLVSELLEADYDVTIFNRGNHDNPFADDDRVGHIEGDRTNDSALEAAAMTADPDAVFDCVAYYPRDVRAATTIFADCEAYVYISSGAAYGREEIPKREDETPLESCTTEEATDDSQATYGKRKAEGDRAIAAAAGEGVNAMAVRPPIVYGPHDYSERLDFWIDRVNRFDRVVIPGDGTNVWHRVYVEDVASALRIIAERGDPGEVYNTGDQRLVTLEEMLELIAAQLDTSVDVVHAGPRELEAGGISPDDYVLYRDYPHILSTAKLEALGWESTPLEEAMARTVEDHLESDRDGLENGPDRDAEERVLGILDTL; from the coding sequence ATGGACAGCGCACTCGTTATCGGCGGCACGCGCTTTATTGGTCGCCATCTCGTCTCCGAATTACTCGAGGCCGACTACGACGTAACGATCTTCAATCGCGGGAACCACGACAATCCGTTCGCGGACGACGACCGCGTCGGCCATATCGAAGGCGACCGGACGAACGACTCCGCACTCGAGGCCGCGGCGATGACCGCTGACCCGGATGCTGTCTTCGACTGTGTCGCCTACTACCCGCGAGATGTTCGCGCGGCGACGACGATTTTCGCCGACTGCGAGGCCTATGTCTACATCTCGAGCGGCGCGGCCTACGGGCGCGAGGAGATCCCAAAACGCGAAGACGAGACGCCACTCGAGTCCTGTACGACCGAGGAAGCGACCGACGACTCACAGGCGACCTACGGCAAGCGCAAAGCCGAGGGAGACCGCGCAATCGCCGCCGCAGCAGGTGAGGGGGTCAACGCGATGGCCGTTCGCCCGCCAATCGTCTACGGGCCACACGACTACTCCGAACGGCTGGATTTCTGGATCGACCGCGTTAATCGCTTCGACCGCGTTGTCATCCCGGGCGACGGCACGAACGTCTGGCACCGTGTCTACGTCGAGGACGTTGCGAGCGCGCTGCGAATCATTGCCGAACGCGGCGACCCCGGCGAGGTGTACAACACCGGCGACCAGCGACTCGTTACGCTTGAGGAGATGCTCGAACTGATCGCTGCCCAGTTAGACACGAGCGTCGACGTCGTCCACGCTGGCCCACGCGAACTCGAGGCTGGCGGGATCTCGCCCGACGACTACGTTCTCTATCGGGACTACCCGCACATCCTGTCGACAGCCAAACTCGAGGCCCTCGGCTGGGAATCGACTCCGCTCGAGGAGGCGATGGCACGCACCGTCGAGGATCACCTCGAGAGTGATCGTGACGGCCTCGAGAATGGGCCGGATCGAGATGCCGAAGAGCGCGTGCTTGGGATTTTGGACACGCTGTAG